The nucleotide sequence ATCTACATGGCACCCATGGGGACAGCCGATGTGGCCGCCGTGATGGCCGAGAAAAATGCCGACATGGCCGTATGCGACGCCGGGATCATGTACAGCGGAATCCCCGCGCTGGACGGCATCCGCACCGCCGCGGCCATATCGAAGCTTGCGAACAGCGGAAGCCTCAAGAAAATGGCCGAAGACGTCTCCACCCTTAGGGACATCTCATCGATCAAGGTCGACAATAATCCCGGCGCGTTCGACAGAGGGATGGAAACAGCCCTCTCCGGAAGGGAGGGGAAAATCTTCGTCTGCAAGGATGGGTGGAGAGTCGACATGGACAAGGGATGGGTCCTGATCCGCAAGCCGAAGGAAGGCGTCTGCAGAGTTTCCGCAGAATCCCCGGACAGCGCATATCTGGCCGGCCTCCTGGAAACCGGAGCCGATATGGTCAGAATCGCGTCCAAATCTCAGTAAACGATCTCCAGATCCAGGACGTTGCCATCGGAATCGTACGCCCTCCAGCTCCGGCGGTCGTAGGGCTGGCAGGTTATTATGTGGACGCCGCCCATGTTGCGGAAATAATCCAGGTCGGCGTCCGACGCTTGGTTGGAATAACCCGGATGGGAGTGAGCGGAACCGGCGATGCTGTAATCTATCGGGGCCATCCATTGGTTCAGGAAGCTGTGGCTGTCCCCGTAGACCGTCCCGGGAAGGATGATCATCTCCGAGATTATGCCGTCTATCTCGCGGGTCATGCACAGGAACTCGTCCGGATAGGTTGACCTAGCCGCGTCGTTCAGACCGTCTATGAAATCCACATCGACCCCGGTTATCTTCATTCCCCGTTCACCAGCTTCTCGCGGACGCGCGAATAGAAATCGTCGTTGAAACGTATCAGACGGGCTTTCTTGGATGACATCATGAACTGCACGGAGGTCCCGCCTTCCATCTTCACCTCGCTCTGGCCGTCCAATACAATCATGCAGCCTCTGTCGAGAACGTTCTCCACCGTTATCTTGGAGGTCGCCGGGACCAGGAACGGACGGGAGGTGTACTTGTAAGGGGCCATGGGAACCACCAGCATCGCCTCGACGTGGGGATCCATGTACGGCGCCCCGAGGCTCATTGCATAGCACGTCGATCCCGTGGGAGTGGATACGACTATCCCGTCCGCGCGGAAATCAGCCGCCAGAACATCGTCCACGTAAATGCGGTAATGGCGGATCTTCGCGACGGTATCGGTATGCACCACGGCCTCGTTCACGGAATCCGGGAGATATTCCCCGCCATACCTGGTGGCTATCTTGAAGCGGGTATCCACGGCGTAATCCCCCGACAGGAGACGGGTTATGCCCTCTTTGATGTGGTCGCGGTCTATCTCGGCGAGGAATCCGACGCTTCCGCCGTTTATGCCGATTACCAACGCATCGTTGTTCTGCATAGCTCTGAGAAGAGTCCCGTCCCCTCCGATGACGATGACGATGTCCGCGTCCATATCTTTCAGTGGAGTGCCCTGGATGCCGAGGACCTTCGCTATGCCGCTGTCCACGATGTAATCCTGGCCCTGCAGCGCATCCAAGACCTGGCGCGTGTATTCGGCGGCGTTGCTCACCGAGACGTTAGTGTATACGCCATAGGTCAGACCGTCATGCGGGAGTATGTCGTTCTTCATGGCGTAGTCGTAGACTTTCTTGTCCCCGACGGCCACGAAATTGGATCTGCGGTCGAGATCGAATGGCATATCCATCGGGTTCCCGCCCAAGTCGTAAATCTCGCCCCCGGCCTCCTTCAGGATTATGTAGCTCGCCGCGATGTCGACCACCCTTATCGCGCGGAAATAATTCCTAGAATTCATGTAATAGCCATCGGCCTCCCCTTCGGCGACGATGGCCATCTCCAGGGAAGCGCATCCGAACGAGCGGGAGGACTTCACCCTCCGCGCCAACGCAGCTGATTCGGGAGCGGCGCTGTTGCCCTGGTATATCATCATGAAGAGCTCGCTCAGATCGGCTTTGCGGACATGGATGGGCTTCCCGTTCTTGTAGGCGCCTTTCCCTTTCTCCGCCCACATCTCGTCGCCGGTGGCCAGATTGCGAAGATAGCCGACGTAGATGTCGGAAAGGGCGGATTTCCCCACGGCGAGGGACACCGTGTAATATGGGATCGAGGCGATGGCGTTCGATGTCCCGTCTATTGGGTCGATGACGAGGGTATCCTCGAACCCGTTGTCGACGAATCCTATCTCCTCGCTGAGGATGTTGACCGGGATGCCGGAGCGCTCTATGAACATCATCGCGGCGTTCTCGGCTATCTTGTCGATCTGCGACGTGGGAGTCCCGTCGGCTCCCATGCACACCTTCTCCCTTTTGGATGCGGAATCCGGGATCAGGGCAATCGCGTCCCGGACCGCGTCAGCGATGCCCGAAAGCATCTCGACCGTAATCATGAGATGCCTGATGCGATAGTGATTAATTTGGGTTTCCGACGCCGGAAAAACAACCCGATTCTAGCGACTAGGTTTATTATTCTATGACTGAATGGCATGGCGGTCGTTCTCGGATGGATGCGGAAATCAAAAAAGCTATGCCCGGGCTGTGGCTGCTGTCATTCAGCACCTTTGTGGTATGCGTGCCTGCGGCGTTCACGCAGATTCTCTCGCTGGATCTCATGATGGATTTGAACTCGTTCCCCACCGAGGGGTACGCATGGACGTTCCCGGCTTTCGTGGGCGGAGAATGCGCCTCCATGGCCCTTTTCGCCGGCCTGATGGACAGCGTGGGCCGCAAGAAACCGTATCTGATCGGTTCGGTGCTGTTCATACTGAGTTCGATAGCCTGCGCCATGAGCTCCGATATGTCCGAGTTCATTCTGTTCCGCGTGATAGAAGGGTTCGGGGCCGGGATCATAATCATCGCGTGCATAGCGCAGATTTACTACGACGTGCCGAACCCAAAGCTCCGCTACATCGCCAACGGGATAATGTCCCTGGGATTCGGGCTGGGGATGCTGGTGGGGGTCTTCCTTGGGAAAGCGATAATAGACGGCATGGGCTGGGAGCTCACGTTCTGGGCGATGGCGGCGCTCCAAGCTATCGTCACCTATCCATCGCTGCTGACCCTGTCCAAAGGCGAGCCCAGCAGCATGAAACCGGACTACCCAGGCGCCATCATTCTCATGTTCCTCTCTGGGTTCTTCGTGTTCTTCCTTCAGAAGCTGTATCTCGACTGGGGCCCGGTCAGCCCGGAAGGCCTCATGGGTACGGCGCTCATCGTCATGCTGATCGTCGCGCTGGCAGTCGCTGAATCTCTGAATCCGAATTCCATCGCACACCGCAAGCTGGACGACAAAAAGCTCACCGCCGCGTGCCTGATATTCATAATAATTCTGGGGGCGCTAGACATGGCCGCCGTGGGGTCGATGATAAAGATCTCGTTCTTCACATATCAGATGTCCATCCTCGAAGTTGCCCCCTATTTCACGATAATGGTTTTGGGGGCCGCGACCACCGCCATAACCATCTCCAAGAAGATCGACAAGACGGGGCATCTCGTCTGGCTCCTGCTGAGCGCCGTGCTCACGCCCATAGCGCTGCTGTCGATGCTGCTGGTCAAAGCGGACGACCCCTCATACATATTCGCCATCCATCTGTTCCTGCTCGGCCTCGCCATAGGGTGTCTGGTATCCATGCTTAATGCAACGATCCAGAACCGCACCGACGAAAGCAACAACAGCGCCATCATGGGATTCGCCATACTCATCCGCACGGCGGCCCTTTGGCTGGGATACAACTTCTATCAATTCATCACGGACCAATACATGCTGAACAAGCTGAGCCCGTACGTCGAGCATTGGAACGAGATCTTCCCGTTCGATATCCCCGCGGACAGCATGCTGGCCAACCTTCTGATCACCCCGATGAAAGAGCTACTGAAGCTATTGCCCGGACTGACGGACGCCATCGCGGATATCTACGCCGAAGGGATGGCTCAGGCGCTCATGCTGGGAGCCGTCATATTCGTGGCCGTTGCGATCCCCACCGCGGCCATCCTCGTAGGCAGGAGGAAAACATTATGAAAGCAATCCACGCGGCCTTCCTGGCGATGCTCGCCATAACCATTCTGGCCTCTGCCTTGGCATACGATCATATCGACGCGGAAACGCTGCCGACCGGCGACGTCGTGATTTCCGGCGACGTCTATCTCGACGGCGACGTGCGCATCGAAAGCGGCTCCGACGTCATCATCATGGACGGGGCCAGCATCGACATCTCGGATCATACCGTGACTATCGGCCAGGGATCCAAAGCCCTTGTGCTGGGGTCGGCGTCAGTCTCGAGCTCGGGCGGCAGCATCATACTGGAAAGCGGGGTTCCGTTATCCATACTCGACATCCCCCTGTTCCGCATGGAAGGGGACATAACAGTCACCTTCGATGGGACCATATCGCTGAGCCTGGATCCTCTGCTGGGAACGCTGAGATTGGGATTCCAGCCGTCCGGCTCCGACAAATCCATCCATCTGTCGCAAGGCAGCAGAACCTTGGCGCTGGAGAAACCGGGCCTGACAGCGAAGATGGGCATCGGAAACGTGGACATAACGGTCGGATTCTCTAAGATCGTCCTTACCGAGGAGAAGAGAGACGGCAATTCCTTGGTGAGCAGGACCGCGACGACCATAACATCAAGCAACCCGGAAGATTCCTTGGAGTTCGTCCTCTACCTGATAGACGAAGGATACGGCGACTTCTATCTCAAAGACATCAACATCAGGAGCGTGGAGATGTCCACATACCACGCCGAAAGCAGGATCACCACATCCTGGTCGCTGTCCGGATTCCATCACCTGAGCGTCTCCCTGAGCGGAAGCGGCATAATTTCCGTGAGTTCGGCGATAGACAAAGCGACATTCGAAAGGAGCAGAGACGGCATCGTCGAAAGCAGAACAGTTCTGAACTCAATAAACTGGGATGTCGACCTGGACCTGATCAGACTCTTCCAGATGCTGGAAGCCGTCATATTCGGGGGAGACAAGATCGAAGTCTCTGACATGATCAAGGATGTGACGGTCGCCATAAAGTCCATTTCGATAGACGACCGCGAGAAAGACATCAGAAAGAATCTGACCGGCTTCCGCTTCGAACTGCAGAGGGACGCTCCCGCGGAATTCCGCAACGTCATCGTATGGAAGGACGGGGACACATCCTATAGGCTGGCTTTCTCCGGGGTCATCCTCAACTCTATCGGCATAGGAACCGATTTCATGATGGACCTGGACGTCTCGGTGGCGGATGCCAGATTGGATGTCGTGCCTTCCCAAGGACCAAAGACGGCGGCGACTGCGACGGACCTGGATTTTGAGATAAACGATCTGGATCTGCCCGGGCTTCTCTCTGTCCTATCCAGAACGGGAGAGATCGATATCCAGCAGATTCTGGACCATTGCCTGCGCTTGCGCCTGTCCGCATCCTCGATGGCATACTCCAAGGACGGCCAAACGATCGCCGCCCGCGGCATCAGCATGTCCCTCGAAAAGGATGTCAGAGGGCGCAGCACATTTGCTCTCGGTTTCAGCAGCATAAAAGGCTCCGCCATTCTGGAAGACGGCGGATACCTCAGCATGGACATCGGGAAGACGGCGGCATCCCTAACCACCGACGGCTCCCTCGCAGAATACATAGACGCGCTCAGATCTGTCCCGCACATATCCGGAGACTCGGACCTTGCCATACAGATAAAAACGGAATCGGTAAGAATCGACTTCGAAGATGCCGGCGGATCAGCCTCGGTCTCGAGCAGACCAGTAACCGCGAACCCTTCCGCCATCTCTCTGGATCTGTCGGTCAGGCATACCGCGTACAAGGACATAACCGGCCTGAGCGGCAGCTTTTTGGCCGTCGGGCACGAGATCACTGCGAAAGAGCACGATGCCGAGAAAGGCTTGGACCTGGTCGCCATCATAACCGATCCCGACCTCACCCTGAACGGAGCAGACCTCGGTTCTCTGGCCGCGATCCGCGAGGAAACAGGGAAGATAAGCGTGCTGGACATCGCCGACAACATCGACAGCGCCGAACTCCTCGCCCGCTACGCAGATGTGAGAGCCGATGGCAGCCGCATCAAACTCGCATCCCCTGAAATCAGAGCCGGAGCGATCAGAAGCTATTCGGTCGGCATAAGCGCGGATTCTATGTCCGCTGACGCCTCTGCGGCGGGGCTCTCCATTAAATCTGGATCGGCCTCGCTTTCATTTTCGTCCAGCATCTCGTTCAGCACCCTTCAGAAGGCTTTCTCCGACGGATTCAGATTCGATTCCGACGTCTCCATCTCGTTCGAAGGGACCGTGACCGACGCCGAAGCTAAATACGCCGGCGATTCCCTCACCGCAGTTATATCCAACAGCGGGTCGCCTACGTTGGAGATCGATCTGTCTTATGAGCGCTCGGAAAGATGGGGCATATCCGCCCTTACTGCCGAACTGTATGCCAATGGATACGGGATCGAAGCCGATGGAAGCGACAAAAACGGAGAAAGATTCGCCGTATCCCTGCAGGATCCGGAAGCCGCCGTTAAGGATCTGGATGTCGATGCGCTCTCCGCCGCGAAAGAGGCCGGAGAGATAGATGTCTTCGACGTTCTGGACAATACCGGTAGGGCCGACATCGACGCATCATCCGCGAGCATGAATTACAGAGGCTATGAGATAACCGTCAGATCGTTCGGCATCGATACGATCTCTTCGAACGTGTGCAGCGCATCCCTAGCGGCCAGCTCTCTGTCCGCTCTCGCGCCTGCTAAGACAGGAAACGTGAGCATCAAATCGGGGGCTTTGGATTTGAGAGTCTCATCCAACATGTCCTTCGCCGGGATCCGCGACGCCCTCCTCGAAGGCAAAGAATTCGAGCCGGGAGCCAAGATCGCGGCGGAAGCCAGCTTTGAAAGCCTCAACCTCAGCTATTCCGCCGACTTTGCCATTTCCATATCGGGCACGAGCGAAAAACCGACCTTGACTTTAGACGCCACCGCCGCCCGCCTGACGGATTCCTCTGAGACTCTGTCGGACATGGAAATCGTAGCAACAGGCTATCGCATAATAGTTGACTCGGCTGGATCCGATGGGACCGCGATGAACGCGCGCATAGACGACCCCTCTGCCTCAGTCAAAGGCCTGGATATCGATGCGGTGCGCTCCGAATTCGAAGAGAGCGGGAAACTTACCTTGGACATGCTGGATCATTGCGAGTCGGCGCGCATCCAAGCCGCAAGCCTTTCCGTCGATGCGAAAGGAGAAAGGACTTTCCAGGCAGATGCCGCCGCGCCCTCGCTTATCGTCGGGACCGGCGCGGAAAGCAGCGCCCGCTTTGAATCAGGGACTTTGGAGATTTCAGCATCCTTGGATGAAGGTAAATTGAGCATGAACTCTTCCGCGATGGAAGCGGCCGCATCCTCTAACCTGTCATTCGCAGACATCATGGCCATCATCGGCGGCGACCTGAAACCCGGCTCGGATTCGGAAGCTGCTGTGAGCTTATCCATGACGGACCTATCTGCAGACTATGCGGACGAGAAAATCAAAATATCACTCGGCAGAAGCGCATCGGCCTCAGCAACGATGACGCTGGACGCGACCGTCAGGGGCGAGGATGATTCCGGCGACATCTTCCTGTGGGCAGACCTTTCAGCCAAAGGGTACGCCATGAGGTTCGACAGCTCCGGCGTTTCCTACGGCAAAGTCCCCGTCAAAGGCGACAAACTGCATATTGAATCCCGCGACATCAACCTCTCTGCGTCAGAGCTGAATCTGAGCGAGCTCCGCAGGATATATGACGAGACTGATAAGATCAAAATCCAGCAGATCATTGACAGCTGCTCCTCGCTGAGCCTATCTGCCGAGCATGCCGAATTGGAATGGGATGGGGACGGGAAATCCGACGCCATCATGGAAAAGAGCGAAGCGAACGCCTCCAAGGATGGGAACGGAATTTCGACTGTCACCATGGGCGTCGAAAAAGCGGCGGCGTCCATTCCCTTGGAGGGGCGCATGGCGGACATCCAATCGAACAGGACCGAGATATCGCTGTCTTCGAGCATCCCGATCTCCGAGTTGGTGGAGCTAATCATCGACGGGCTGGATTTCAAGAAGGATACGTCCGTAAGAATATCCGCCGAGACGGATGGAATCCGGATTGCGGCCGAAATGGAGAAGGGAGATGTGTCCTTGGAATTGTCTCCGAAAGAGAATCCCGGCGACGCGATAGCTAAGGCGGAGATCGCTCTGGATCACTCGGAATCTTCCGGCAGCAC is from Candidatus Methanomethylophilaceae archaeon and encodes:
- a CDS encoding NAD(+)/NADH kinase codes for the protein MITVEMLSGIADAVRDAIALIPDSASKREKVCMGADGTPTSQIDKIAENAAMMFIERSGIPVNILSEEIGFVDNGFEDTLVIDPIDGTSNAIASIPYYTVSLAVGKSALSDIYVGYLRNLATGDEMWAEKGKGAYKNGKPIHVRKADLSELFMMIYQGNSAAPESAALARRVKSSRSFGCASLEMAIVAEGEADGYYMNSRNYFRAIRVVDIAASYIILKEAGGEIYDLGGNPMDMPFDLDRRSNFVAVGDKKVYDYAMKNDILPHDGLTYGVYTNVSVSNAAEYTRQVLDALQGQDYIVDSGIAKVLGIQGTPLKDMDADIVIVIGGDGTLLRAMQNNDALVIGINGGSVGFLAEIDRDHIKEGITRLLSGDYAVDTRFKIATRYGGEYLPDSVNEAVVHTDTVAKIRHYRIYVDDVLAADFRADGIVVSTPTGSTCYAMSLGAPYMDPHVEAMLVVPMAPYKYTSRPFLVPATSKITVENVLDRGCMIVLDGQSEVKMEGGTSVQFMMSSKKARLIRFNDDFYSRVREKLVNGE
- a CDS encoding Mov34/MPN/PAD-1 family protein, coding for MKITGVDVDFIDGLNDAARSTYPDEFLCMTREIDGIISEMIILPGTVYGDSHSFLNQWMAPIDYSIAGSAHSHPGYSNQASDADLDYFRNMGGVHIITCQPYDRRSWRAYDSDGNVLDLEIVY
- a CDS encoding MFS transporter produces the protein MDAEIKKAMPGLWLLSFSTFVVCVPAAFTQILSLDLMMDLNSFPTEGYAWTFPAFVGGECASMALFAGLMDSVGRKKPYLIGSVLFILSSIACAMSSDMSEFILFRVIEGFGAGIIIIACIAQIYYDVPNPKLRYIANGIMSLGFGLGMLVGVFLGKAIIDGMGWELTFWAMAALQAIVTYPSLLTLSKGEPSSMKPDYPGAIILMFLSGFFVFFLQKLYLDWGPVSPEGLMGTALIVMLIVALAVAESLNPNSIAHRKLDDKKLTAACLIFIIILGALDMAAVGSMIKISFFTYQMSILEVAPYFTIMVLGAATTAITISKKIDKTGHLVWLLLSAVLTPIALLSMLLVKADDPSYIFAIHLFLLGLAIGCLVSMLNATIQNRTDESNNSAIMGFAILIRTAALWLGYNFYQFITDQYMLNKLSPYVEHWNEIFPFDIPADSMLANLLITPMKELLKLLPGLTDAIADIYAEGMAQALMLGAVIFVAVAIPTAAILVGRRKTL